In the Candidatus Woesearchaeota archaeon genome, one interval contains:
- a CDS encoding DNA polymerase II large subunit, whose amino-acid sequence MTVASSEMQEYFDSMKKILLNEYALANKARLMGIDPDTKVEVQLAETMAERVVGLISVLAPQIVGSGVDKRIQELEAEYSALDWRVALQIALEVAQEKFCKFKDKREAIEVGIRVGFAYGTVGVVSSPIEGLVNVEIKKRFDGKGEYFCLNYSGPIRNAGGTAASWSVIIADYVRKNMGYAEYDPTDDEAKRCFTEISDYHERVTNLQYFPSKEESLFIVKNVPVEISGDPSEKIEVSNQKDLSRIPTNFIRSGYCLIHSSCIPLKAPKLWKQLNAWGKDFGMEHWGFLEEFLKIQKEAKSKGAKAKSSGDKKEKIKPDFTYIKDLVAGRPILGHPLRNGAFRLRYGRARTSGYSAQSIHPATMHVLRDYIAIGTQLKVERPGKGATYTPCDVIEGPIVKLNDGSVVRLNSESEAKKVKKDFVEILYLGDVLINYGDFFDRAHPLVPAGYCEEWWIQELEKSAVNMLGSLDYEKMHEYTGIPAEFFQKIIKNPFIRNINSETSIKLSQTFEIPLHPRFTYHWNSITKKEFIELMNWLVKIKIEKEGEKTLKGILFIEAAPKRLLEIVGIPHIVSANEYAVLDKDHTQILWYFIKNYMENKIQMSQWIELEENAERGVNGLINNFSKIFLRDKNGTFIGSRMGRPEKAKMRKLIGSPHVLFPIGEEGGRLKCFQSALDAGKVTADFPTYECTGCGHKTVLTMCEKCWALTVRKYTCSICGEIDESECPKHGKTQAYKKQEIPIKDIFQSMLKKLGTRTYPDLIKGVRETRNRDRTPEHIIKGILRAIHKIHVNKEGTIRYDASELPLTHFKPKEIFVSVDKLVSLGYTKDIYGKELTNENQILEIKPQDVVLPCCPDSPDEACDTILFRTTKFIDDLLVRVYGQEPYYNLRSKEELVGHLIIGLAPHTSAGILGRIIGFSKTQGFLAHPYMHAAMRRDTDGDESCLFLCLDAFLNFSKRYLPSSRGSTMDAPLVLTTVLIPSEVDDMVFNMDIVGKYPLELYEAALEYKKPWDIKIKKINEVLDTEEQYEKMMFTHDTDNFNCGVLCSAYKTIPSMQDKLLGQMKIAESIRAVDESDVARLIIDKHFIRDIKGNLRKFSMQEFRCVKCNTKYRRPPMIGLCTNCGGKIIFTISEGSIVKYLEPSISLSNKYNLPIFMKQTLELVKRRIEGVFGKEKEKQVGLGAWFG is encoded by the coding sequence ATGACTGTCGCATCAAGCGAAATGCAAGAATATTTTGATTCTATGAAAAAGATATTGTTAAATGAGTATGCACTAGCAAATAAAGCAAGACTTATGGGAATAGACCCTGATACTAAAGTTGAAGTTCAATTAGCAGAAACTATGGCTGAGCGAGTAGTAGGTCTTATTTCAGTTCTTGCACCACAAATAGTTGGAAGTGGAGTGGATAAAAGAATTCAAGAATTAGAAGCAGAATATAGTGCTCTTGATTGGAGAGTTGCACTACAAATTGCACTTGAAGTTGCACAAGAAAAATTTTGTAAATTTAAAGATAAACGAGAAGCAATAGAAGTTGGAATAAGAGTAGGATTCGCATATGGTACTGTTGGAGTTGTAAGTTCGCCTATAGAGGGATTAGTAAATGTAGAAATCAAAAAAAGATTTGATGGTAAAGGAGAATATTTTTGTTTAAATTATTCAGGCCCTATTAGGAATGCAGGAGGTACTGCTGCTAGTTGGTCAGTAATTATTGCTGATTACGTACGAAAAAATATGGGATATGCAGAATATGATCCGACTGATGATGAAGCAAAAAGATGTTTTACTGAAATATCCGATTATCATGAGCGAGTTACCAATTTACAATATTTTCCAAGTAAAGAAGAATCATTATTTATCGTAAAAAATGTTCCTGTAGAAATAAGTGGAGATCCTAGCGAGAAAATAGAAGTTTCAAATCAAAAAGATCTCTCTCGAATTCCCACTAATTTTATTCGTAGTGGATATTGTTTAATTCATAGTAGTTGCATCCCATTAAAAGCACCAAAACTGTGGAAACAATTAAATGCGTGGGGTAAAGATTTTGGGATGGAACATTGGGGATTTTTAGAAGAATTTTTGAAAATTCAAAAAGAAGCAAAATCAAAAGGTGCCAAAGCAAAATCAAGCGGGGATAAAAAAGAAAAAATTAAACCTGATTTCACATACATTAAAGATTTAGTTGCAGGAAGGCCAATACTTGGACATCCTTTACGAAATGGAGCTTTTAGATTAAGATACGGGCGAGCAAGAACGTCGGGATATAGTGCCCAAAGTATTCATCCTGCAACCATGCATGTTCTTCGAGATTATATTGCTATTGGAACACAACTTAAAGTAGAACGGCCAGGAAAAGGTGCAACATATACTCCTTGTGACGTAATTGAAGGACCAATTGTAAAATTAAATGATGGTAGCGTCGTTAGATTAAATTCAGAATCAGAAGCAAAAAAAGTCAAAAAAGATTTTGTTGAAATATTATATTTGGGAGATGTATTGATTAATTATGGTGATTTTTTTGATCGTGCACATCCATTAGTTCCTGCAGGATATTGTGAAGAATGGTGGATTCAAGAACTCGAAAAATCTGCAGTAAATATGTTAGGATCACTTGATTATGAAAAAATGCACGAATATACAGGAATTCCTGCAGAATTTTTTCAAAAAATAATAAAAAATCCATTTATTAGAAATATAAATTCTGAGACTTCAATAAAATTATCTCAAACATTTGAAATTCCATTACATCCGCGATTCACATATCACTGGAACTCTATAACTAAAAAAGAATTTATTGAACTTATGAATTGGCTTGTTAAAATAAAAATAGAAAAAGAAGGAGAAAAAACATTAAAAGGAATTTTATTTATTGAAGCAGCTCCCAAAAGATTACTTGAAATTGTTGGAATTCCACATATAGTTTCCGCAAATGAATACGCAGTTTTAGATAAAGATCACACACAAATACTATGGTATTTTATTAAAAATTATATGGAAAATAAAATTCAAATGAGTCAGTGGATAGAACTAGAAGAAAATGCAGAACGTGGCGTTAATGGACTCATAAATAATTTCTCAAAAATATTTTTGAGAGATAAAAATGGAACATTTATAGGAAGTCGTATGGGACGCCCCGAAAAAGCTAAAATGCGAAAATTAATTGGGAGTCCTCACGTATTATTTCCAATTGGAGAAGAAGGTGGACGACTTAAATGTTTTCAATCAGCACTAGACGCTGGAAAAGTAACTGCAGATTTTCCAACATATGAATGTACTGGTTGTGGGCATAAAACCGTACTTACTATGTGCGAGAAATGCTGGGCATTGACTGTAAGAAAATATACTTGTTCTATTTGTGGTGAAATTGATGAATCAGAATGTCCCAAACATGGAAAAACTCAAGCTTACAAAAAACAAGAAATACCAATTAAAGATATTTTTCAAAGCATGCTTAAAAAACTTGGAACTAGAACATATCCTGATTTAATTAAAGGTGTTCGCGAAACAAGAAATAGAGATAGAACACCTGAGCACATAATTAAAGGAATATTAAGAGCAATACATAAAATTCATGTAAATAAAGAAGGAACTATAAGATATGATGCAAGTGAATTACCACTAACTCATTTTAAACCAAAAGAAATATTTGTAAGTGTTGACAAATTAGTAAGTTTAGGATATACTAAAGATATTTATGGAAAAGAATTAACTAATGAAAATCAAATACTGGAAATAAAACCTCAAGATGTTGTACTTCCTTGTTGTCCTGATAGTCCTGATGAAGCATGTGATACAATATTATTTAGGACAACAAAATTTATTGATGATTTATTAGTTCGCGTATATGGTCAAGAACCGTATTATAATTTAAGATCAAAAGAAGAACTAGTTGGACATTTAATTATTGGACTCGCACCACACACAAGTGCAGGAATTTTGGGAAGAATAATTGGATTTTCAAAAACGCAAGGATTTTTAGCACATCCTTATATGCACGCTGCAATGAGGCGAGATACTGATGGGGATGAGAGTTGTTTATTTTTGTGTTTAGATGCATTTTTAAATTTTTCAAAAAGATATTTACCTTCTTCTAGGGGATCTACGATGGATGCACCTCTAGTTTTAACAACAGTACTTATTCCATCAGAAGTAGATGATATGGTATTTAACATGGATATAGTTGGTAAATACCCTTTAGAATTATATGAGGCTGCACTTGAATACAAAAAACCATGGGATATCAAAATCAAAAAAATAAATGAAGTACTTGATACAGAAGAACAATATGAAAAAATGATGTTTACTCATGACACAGATAATTTTAATTGTGGAGTATTATGTAGTGCATATAAAACAATTCCTTCTATGCAAGATAAATTGTTAGGTCAGATGAAAATTGCAGAGTCTATAAGGGCAGTTGATGAATCTGATGTTGCAAGACTTATAATTGATAAACATTTTATTCGAGATATTAAAGGAAATTTACGTAAGTTTTCTATGCAAGAATTTAGGTGTGTTAAATGTAATACCAAATATCGTCGACCGCCAATGATTGGACTTTGTACAAATTGTGGAGGTAAAATAATATTTACTATTTCTGAAGGATCTATTGTGAAATATTTAGAACCATCAATTAGTTTATCAAATAAATATAATTTACCAATTTTTATGAAACAAACCTTGGAACTTGTTAAACGAAGAATTGAAGGAGTATTTGGGAAAGAAAAAGAAAAACAAGTAGGACTTGGAGCTTGGTTTGGATAA
- a CDS encoding iron-sulfur cluster assembly scaffold protein, giving the protein MYTEEVIERFKNPKFSGVIENPDGKGEVGNKVCGDVMVVFIKIKNDESGKELVEDIKFQTFGCVSAIASSDMLCELAKGKTLSCAEKITRDDVSKALGGLPQIKEHCSNLAADALQNAIKDYKEKQKI; this is encoded by the coding sequence ATGTACACTGAAGAAGTTATTGAACGTTTTAAAAATCCTAAATTTTCAGGAGTAATAGAAAATCCAGATGGTAAAGGTGAAGTTGGAAATAAAGTATGTGGAGATGTAATGGTTGTTTTTATTAAAATTAAAAATGATGAATCTGGTAAAGAATTAGTTGAAGATATCAAATTTCAAACATTTGGTTGTGTTTCGGCAATTGCATCATCAGATATGTTGTGTGAACTTGCTAAAGGAAAAACATTGAGTTGCGCAGAAAAAATTACTCGTGATGATGTATCAAAAGCATTAGGTGGTCTTCCTCAAATTAAAGAGCACTGTTCGAATCTTGCAGCAGATGCACTTCAAAATGCGATTAAAGATTATAAAGAAAAGCAAAAAATTTAA
- a CDS encoding cysteine desulfurase: protein MKTIYLDNAATTKTAPEVLDTINSFNDESYGNPSSLHHLGRLSKKALDFARINIANKLNAAASEIIFTSGGTEANNLAIFGICNSRKDKGNHIITSKFEHPSVLQSFEQLKKQGFEVDLVNITEEGIVDLDHLKSLLKPKTIFVSIMHANNEVGTIQPIKEIAAICKQTKFSENQNIIFHSDCVQSFTKLPLDVKELGVDLISISSHKIHGPKGVGALYIRKLLPLTPILFGGSQEKLKRAGTENIAGIVGFAKAIELITDKDIKKMSELRDYLIEELLKISDTKLNGSQNLRLCNNISVVFNFIEGESLLMHLDLEGICVSTGSACSSMDLQASHVLLSLGLPHEQCHGTIRFTLSKYTTKEELDITVKKIKKTVEDLRKISPFKDFKSYESIKGDNHVH, encoded by the coding sequence ATGAAAACAATTTATTTGGATAATGCAGCAACAACCAAAACCGCACCAGAAGTTTTGGATACAATCAATTCTTTTAATGATGAAAGTTATGGTAATCCATCTTCACTGCATCATTTAGGAAGATTATCAAAAAAAGCACTAGATTTTGCAAGAATTAATATTGCAAATAAACTTAATGCAGCTGCAAGTGAGATAATTTTTACTAGTGGTGGCACTGAAGCAAATAATCTAGCAATATTTGGTATTTGTAATTCAAGAAAAGATAAAGGAAATCATATAATAACTTCTAAATTTGAACATCCATCAGTTCTACAATCGTTTGAACAATTAAAAAAACAAGGGTTTGAAGTAGACTTAGTAAATATTACTGAAGAGGGGATTGTTGATTTGGATCATCTTAAATCATTGTTAAAACCAAAAACTATTTTTGTATCAATAATGCATGCTAATAATGAAGTTGGGACAATTCAACCAATTAAAGAAATTGCAGCGATTTGTAAACAAACAAAATTTAGTGAGAATCAAAATATTATTTTTCATTCTGATTGTGTTCAATCTTTTACTAAATTACCTCTTGATGTAAAAGAGTTAGGTGTTGATTTAATTTCTATTTCGTCACATAAAATTCACGGTCCAAAAGGAGTTGGTGCACTATATATTAGAAAACTATTACCATTAACTCCTATTTTGTTTGGTGGGAGTCAAGAAAAACTTAAACGTGCAGGCACAGAAAATATTGCAGGAATTGTTGGTTTTGCAAAAGCAATTGAATTAATAACTGATAAAGATATAAAAAAAATGTCTGAGTTACGGGATTATTTAATCGAAGAACTTCTAAAAATTTCTGATACTAAATTGAATGGTTCACAAAATTTGAGACTTTGTAATAATATTTCAGTTGTTTTTAATTTTATTGAAGGAGAAAGTCTTTTGATGCATTTAGATTTAGAAGGAATTTGTGTGTCTACAGGTAGTGCTTGTTCTTCAATGGATCTTCAAGCATCTCATGTTCTGTTATCTTTAGGTTTACCGCATGAACAATGTCATGGAACAATTAGATTTACGCTTTCAAAATATACTACAAAAGAAGAATTAGATATAACAGTTAAAAAAATTAAAAAAACAGTTGAGGATCTTAGAAAGATTTCTCCATTTAAAGATTTTAAATCTTATGAATCAATTAAGGGTGATAATCATGTACACTGA
- a CDS encoding ORC1-type DNA replication protein yields the protein MEKKGIADFFEEFLEKEPLFKEKASLQANYTPENIPHRDEQIRHIAKILAPSLRLEKPSNIFLYGKTGTGKTLSVKHITNKMQQVAAKNNLALKIIYVNCKLKKIADTEYRLIAQLINEFGREIPATGLPTDEVYKIFYSTIDKEKQLVLLILDEIDQLVKKTGDEILYNFTRINAEFKNAQISLIGISNDLIFINHVDPRVKSSLSEEELVFPPYNAIQLQDILRNRSKEAFKDGVLETGLIEKCAAYAAREHGDARRALELLRVAGEIAEREGETLVKIAHLDIAEDKIEKDRMIDIVRTQPKQFQATLYAIMSLDSRKNIFTGDIYEVYQKVCGLIGQRPLTQRRISDIIAELDMIGMINAKIISKGRYGRTREITMSLPKNVEISVKTILKKELDL from the coding sequence ATGGAAAAAAAGGGGATAGCCGATTTTTTTGAAGAATTCTTAGAGAAAGAACCTTTATTTAAGGAAAAAGCTAGTCTACAAGCTAATTATACTCCAGAAAACATTCCCCATAGAGATGAACAAATAAGACACATCGCAAAGATTTTAGCACCTAGTCTTCGTTTGGAAAAACCATCCAATATTTTTTTATATGGTAAAACTGGAACTGGTAAAACATTATCTGTAAAACATATAACCAATAAAATGCAACAAGTAGCTGCAAAAAATAATTTAGCGCTTAAAATAATATATGTTAATTGCAAACTTAAAAAAATAGCAGATACTGAATATAGGTTAATTGCTCAATTAATTAATGAATTTGGACGAGAAATACCTGCAACAGGACTTCCAACAGATGAAGTATACAAAATATTTTATTCAACAATTGACAAAGAAAAGCAATTAGTTTTATTAATACTTGATGAAATAGATCAATTAGTTAAAAAAACAGGAGATGAAATACTTTATAATTTTACTCGAATCAATGCAGAATTCAAAAATGCACAAATTTCTTTGATTGGAATATCTAATGATCTAATATTTATTAATCATGTAGATCCGCGAGTCAAATCAAGTTTAAGTGAAGAAGAATTAGTTTTTCCACCATATAACGCAATACAATTACAAGATATTTTACGAAATAGATCTAAAGAAGCATTCAAAGATGGTGTTTTAGAAACTGGTTTGATAGAAAAATGTGCTGCATATGCTGCAAGAGAACATGGGGATGCCAGGCGTGCATTAGAACTTTTACGAGTTGCAGGTGAAATTGCTGAACGTGAAGGTGAAACTCTTGTTAAAATTGCACATTTAGATATTGCTGAAGATAAAATTGAGAAAGATCGAATGATAGATATTGTTAGAACTCAACCAAAACAGTTCCAAGCAACATTATATGCCATAATGAGTCTTGATAGTCGCAAAAATATTTTTACTGGAGATATTTATGAAGTATATCAAAAAGTTTGTGGACTTATTGGTCAAAGACCATTAACGCAAAGAAGAATATCTGATATTATTGCCGAGCTTGATATGATTGGAATGATAAATGCAAAAATAATTTCAAAAGGAAGATATGGTAGAACGCGTGAAATTACTATGAGTCTTCCTAAAAATGTTGAAATTAGTGTTAAAACCATTCTAAAAAAAGAATTAGATTTGTAA
- a CDS encoding DNA-directed DNA polymerase II small subunit → MTNADELVKKKEIVKLLLARGIMVNKDVMDKINNLDNYDQFLTDFEKNLYQLHLSEIDLVNSHKLSKSASESDNKSNSSSNTNNSSSSTNVTKSSSEKPAYDKTPLVSEGMVKIISSYNNPPKKREVKDFVSYFSERYKTLRKILLNRKELMGATSINKLKLKQERDKVAIIGLITDKKETKNGNIIFELEDLTGRFKVLISKNKSEQLIAAKDCVLDECVGVEGNLGNNIIFANSLIFPDIPIYKEVKKSPEESYAIFIGDLHFGSKYFLHEAFDKFLNWMRVEHGSENQREIARKVKYLFIVGDVVEGVGIYPGQDNDLEITDIYEQYSEFSRQIAKIPKHIKIIIIPGNHDAMRIAEPQPPIYQDYAEALYELENAVIVSSPSIVNIDSTPDFVGFNVLMYHGFSFIYYADAIERIRSLGGQERVDLIMEFLLKRRHLAPTHKSTLYLPDVDKDYLVIESVPDFFISGHIHRVSASNYRGVTMLNCSCWLATTDYQEKLGLKPQPGRVTIVNLQTRKAKILKFSGDEHL, encoded by the coding sequence ATGACAAATGCAGATGAATTAGTAAAAAAAAAAGAAATTGTGAAACTTTTACTAGCTCGCGGAATAATGGTCAATAAGGACGTAATGGATAAAATAAATAATTTAGATAACTATGATCAATTCTTAACTGATTTTGAAAAAAATCTTTATCAATTACATTTATCTGAAATTGATTTAGTTAATTCACATAAGTTATCTAAGTCAGCTTCTGAATCGGATAATAAATCAAATTCAAGTTCTAATACTAATAATTCTTCAAGTTCTACTAATGTAACTAAGTCTAGTTCTGAAAAACCTGCATATGATAAAACACCTCTTGTTTCTGAAGGAATGGTAAAAATAATAAGTTCATATAATAATCCACCAAAAAAAAGAGAAGTTAAAGATTTTGTATCATATTTTTCTGAACGATATAAAACTCTTAGAAAAATATTGCTTAACAGAAAGGAACTAATGGGTGCAACATCAATAAATAAATTAAAATTAAAACAAGAACGAGATAAAGTGGCAATAATTGGGCTTATTACTGATAAAAAAGAAACAAAAAATGGAAATATAATTTTTGAACTTGAAGATTTAACAGGAAGATTTAAAGTATTAATTTCAAAAAATAAATCAGAACAATTAATTGCAGCAAAAGATTGTGTTCTTGACGAATGTGTTGGTGTTGAAGGTAATTTAGGTAATAATATTATATTTGCAAATTCACTCATTTTTCCAGATATTCCAATATACAAAGAAGTAAAAAAATCACCTGAAGAAAGTTATGCTATATTTATTGGTGATTTACATTTCGGATCCAAATATTTTTTACATGAAGCATTTGATAAATTTTTGAATTGGATGCGAGTTGAACATGGAAGTGAAAACCAACGAGAAATTGCTCGAAAAGTTAAATATTTATTTATTGTTGGAGATGTTGTTGAAGGAGTTGGAATTTATCCTGGACAAGATAATGATCTTGAAATAACTGATATTTACGAACAATATTCTGAATTTTCAAGACAAATAGCAAAAATTCCCAAGCACATAAAAATTATAATAATCCCTGGAAATCACGACGCTATGAGAATTGCAGAACCCCAACCTCCAATATATCAAGATTATGCTGAAGCATTATATGAACTTGAAAATGCAGTTATTGTATCAAGTCCTTCAATTGTTAATATTGATAGCACACCTGATTTTGTAGGTTTTAATGTTTTAATGTATCATGGATTTAGTTTTATTTATTATGCTGATGCAATTGAGCGAATAAGAAGTCTTGGAGGGCAAGAAAGAGTAGATTTAATAATGGAATTTTTACTTAAGCGAAGACATCTTGCACCAACACACAAATCAACATTATATCTTCCTGATGTTGACAAAGATTATTTAGTAATTGAATCAGTTCCCGATTTTTTTATTTCAGGACATATACATAGAGTTTCAGCATCCAATTATCGTGGAGTTACAATGCTTAATTGTAGTTGTTGGCTTGCAACTACTGATTATCAAGAAAAGTTAGGTTTAAAACCACAACCTGGACGAGTAACAATCGTTAATTTACAAACAAGAAAAGCAAAAATTTTGAAATTTTCAGGAGATGAACATTTATGA
- a CDS encoding calcium/sodium antiporter, with protein sequence MLLVHIIILIIASYVLIKSADLFVDGSSKIAKLLGVSDLVIGLTLVAIGTSLPEFASSLIASIQGQAGMAVGNVLGSNIANILLILGVSALFANLKTTREMLDRDGMIMIFSSILFYWLLVSARFDFVIAHPVIIRIIGFIMILMFFAYLIYVSQSRLGKSTQQNFEKFLVYFLNVKFVKDLYIIISKKDPEKIHDKENKERQINLKKSDFWHEFLIILGSCVGIILGANFFIREATWFAEFFGVTGGVVGLTLVALGTSLPELSVCVVAAKKGLGDMVVGNILGSNIANILFVGGSAMAISPAILPQATLTYTFSFVIATALLLLLFIRSGWQIKRFEGGLFLLGYVGFLALIYFGIIV encoded by the coding sequence ATGTTACTAGTTCATATAATAATATTAATCATAGCATCATATGTTCTTATTAAAAGCGCAGACTTATTTGTTGATGGTTCATCAAAGATTGCAAAACTTCTTGGAGTTTCTGATTTAGTTATTGGTTTAACTCTAGTTGCAATTGGAACCTCTCTTCCTGAATTTGCATCTTCATTAATTGCATCAATTCAAGGACAAGCAGGAATGGCTGTAGGAAACGTTCTTGGTAGTAATATTGCAAATATTTTGTTAATTTTAGGAGTTTCAGCTTTATTTGCTAATTTAAAGACTACAAGAGAAATGTTAGATCGTGATGGTATGATTATGATTTTTTCTAGTATATTGTTTTATTGGTTACTTGTAAGTGCAAGATTTGATTTTGTGATAGCTCATCCAGTTATAATTAGAATTATAGGATTTATTATGATTTTGATGTTTTTTGCATATTTAATATATGTTTCTCAAAGTAGACTTGGCAAATCAACACAACAAAATTTTGAAAAGTTCTTAGTTTATTTTTTAAATGTCAAATTCGTTAAAGATCTATATATTATTATTTCAAAAAAAGATCCTGAAAAAATTCATGATAAAGAAAATAAAGAAAGACAAATTAACTTGAAAAAATCTGATTTTTGGCATGAATTCTTAATTATTTTGGGTAGTTGTGTCGGAATTATTCTAGGTGCTAACTTTTTTATTCGTGAAGCTACTTGGTTTGCAGAGTTTTTTGGTGTTACTGGTGGTGTTGTTGGGTTAACTTTAGTTGCACTTGGTACATCTCTTCCTGAATTATCTGTGTGTGTTGTAGCTGCTAAAAAAGGTCTTGGTGATATGGTTGTAGGGAACATTTTAGGTAGTAATATAGCAAATATTCTTTTTGTTGGTGGGTCTGCAATGGCAATTTCTCCTGCGATTTTACCTCAAGCAACCCTTACATACACATTTTCATTTGTGATTGCAACTGCATTATTACTTTTACTTTTTATTCGGTCTGGTTGGCAAATTAAACGGTTTGAAGGTGGGTTATTTCTTTTGGGATATGTTGGTTTTTTAGCATTAATTTACTTTGGAATTATTGTATAA
- a CDS encoding PHP domain-containing protein, translating to MGKIILKKPDIELLNKQGYNCVDLHTHTTYSDGTMNYNEIIKHTKKLKIGFSITDHNLITGAIKACAQNKRNKNKQLIIPGIEVTTDKYKDLLFYFYDIAELIEFYSKIKKDISRPKLKKVPKKIISSDEILDISKQYNCLSSIPHPFCLRPKRAYKYFQKKPTVLKKIDAIEVINSILKKRRNEKAILWNLELEKAFTGGSDAHRLKDLGNVITGVKSNTVEDFLNGVLKKKNVVMGAPGKIPKKILSQIRIAGTNIKIWSPLQRKPKQKNNKIRKT from the coding sequence ATGGGTAAAATCATATTAAAAAAACCAGATATTGAATTATTAAACAAACAAGGATACAACTGCGTTGACTTGCACACCCATACAACTTATTCTGATGGAACTATGAATTATAACGAAATAATTAAACACACAAAAAAATTAAAAATAGGATTTTCAATTACAGATCATAATTTAATCACAGGTGCCATAAAAGCTTGTGCACAAAATAAACGCAATAAAAATAAACAATTAATAATTCCAGGAATTGAAGTTACAACAGACAAATATAAAGATTTATTATTCTATTTTTATGATATTGCTGAATTAATTGAATTTTATTCAAAAATAAAAAAAGATATTTCAAGACCCAAACTTAAAAAAGTTCCAAAAAAAATTATTAGTTCTGATGAAATACTAGACATATCAAAACAATATAATTGTTTGAGTAGCATCCCACACCCATTTTGTTTACGACCAAAAAGAGCTTACAAATATTTTCAAAAAAAGCCTACTGTTTTAAAAAAAATTGATGCAATTGAAGTTATTAATTCTATTTTAAAAAAAAGGCGGAATGAAAAAGCAATACTTTGGAATTTAGAACTTGAAAAAGCATTTACTGGAGGAAGTGATGCTCATCGCCTAAAAGATCTAGGGAATGTAATCACAGGAGTTAAATCAAATACTGTTGAAGATTTTTTAAATGGAGTTTTAAAAAAGAAAAATGTAGTTATGGGTGCTCCTGGCAAAATACCAAAAAAAATATTATCTCAAATAAGAATTGCTGGAACTAATATAAAAATTTGGTCTCCCTTACAAAGAAAACCAAAACAAAAAAATAATAAAATAAGAAAAACTTAA
- a CDS encoding helix-turn-helix domain-containing protein gives MDLRQEIEIWYLIPAIRKNLAFYLKEEGIKQKEIAQLLNLTPSAISQYIKKKRSKEDLLSLDMISKIKESTNRIIKKLNFTDLIKAKQVVIAEFHFLCEYAYKQKLTCEIHKKKNSNFKNCNVCFNNCN, from the coding sequence GTGGATTTAAGGCAAGAAATTGAAATTTGGTATTTAATTCCAGCTATTCGAAAAAATCTTGCTTTTTACCTAAAAGAAGAAGGGATCAAACAAAAAGAGATTGCACAGCTCTTAAATTTAACTCCTAGTGCAATTTCACAATATATTAAAAAAAAGAGAAGTAAAGAAGATTTACTGTCGCTTGATATGATCTCAAAAATTAAAGAATCCACTAATAGAATAATTAAAAAATTAAATTTTACTGATTTAATAAAAGCAAAACAAGTAGTAATTGCAGAATTTCATTTTTTATGTGAATACGCGTATAAACAAAAATTAACTTGTGAAATTCATAAAAAAAAGAATTCAAATTTCAAGAATTGCAATGTTTGCTTTAATAATTGTAATTAA